A genomic segment from Tessaracoccus defluvii encodes:
- a CDS encoding DUF1707 SHOCT-like domain-containing protein encodes MVGDDGMRIGDAEREAAVAQLQDHLASGRLTPDEFNDRLDRAFAARTAAELRALFRDLPGGGATPAGMPADPYSVDPYAQWGPSQPAMPPAQWGGQPAELQPQSPSRPWYAQWWILLIAIFLTGALDGAWFIVPLTAIWIWVIWPSLNKNRTAQLPAAPQRPLTYSERDEVIRALHGTGEIAAIKRYRELTGADLQTATMTVRAMKRELGS; translated from the coding sequence ATGGTTGGTGACGACGGCATGCGGATCGGCGATGCGGAGCGGGAGGCTGCCGTCGCGCAGCTCCAGGATCATCTCGCCTCCGGGCGACTGACTCCCGACGAGTTCAACGACCGGCTGGACAGGGCGTTCGCCGCCCGCACCGCAGCCGAGCTCCGGGCACTCTTCCGTGATCTGCCGGGTGGTGGCGCCACTCCCGCCGGGATGCCGGCGGACCCCTACAGCGTCGACCCGTACGCGCAGTGGGGCCCGAGCCAGCCGGCGATGCCCCCGGCCCAGTGGGGTGGTCAGCCGGCCGAACTTCAACCGCAGTCGCCGAGCAGGCCGTGGTACGCCCAGTGGTGGATCCTGCTCATCGCCATCTTCCTCACGGGCGCTCTCGACGGCGCCTGGTTCATCGTGCCGCTGACAGCCATCTGGATCTGGGTCATCTGGCCGAGCCTCAACAAGAACCGCACGGCCCAGCTACCGGCCGCGCCGCAGCGACCCCTCACCTACTCCGAGCGCGACGAGGTCATCCGCGCGCTGCACGGCACGGGTGAGATCGCCGCCATCAAGCGGTACCGCGAGCTGACCGGCGCCGACCTGCAGACCGCGACGATGACGGTACGGGCCATGAAGCGGGAGCTCGGCTCCTAA
- a CDS encoding GyrI-like domain-containing protein, translating to MPEKIDLKKTLDSFSAPRGGFRLVEVPDRQYLMVDGHGDPNTSPAYTDALAALYPVAYKLKFISKRERDRDYVVPPLEGLWWAEDMDTFTVARDKSRWSWTLMLMVPAWLDEADFQTAVQQAGTRNRPTRLDDVRLGTLSEGLCVQTLHVGSFDDEGPVLERMHHEFIPEHGLSLAGRHHEVYLSDFRRVTSDKLRTILRQPVR from the coding sequence ATGCCTGAGAAGATCGACCTCAAGAAGACCCTCGACAGCTTCTCCGCGCCGCGGGGCGGCTTCCGCCTCGTCGAGGTGCCCGACCGGCAGTACCTGATGGTCGACGGGCACGGCGATCCCAATACCTCGCCGGCCTACACCGACGCGCTCGCCGCCCTGTATCCCGTGGCCTACAAGCTGAAGTTCATCAGCAAGCGGGAGCGTGACCGCGACTACGTCGTGCCGCCGCTGGAGGGGTTGTGGTGGGCCGAGGACATGGACACGTTCACCGTCGCCCGGGACAAGTCCCGGTGGAGCTGGACGTTGATGCTCATGGTTCCCGCCTGGCTCGACGAGGCGGACTTCCAGACGGCTGTGCAGCAGGCGGGGACCCGGAACCGGCCCACGCGGCTGGACGACGTCCGGCTCGGGACGCTGTCGGAGGGGCTCTGTGTCCAGACGCTCCATGTCGGCTCGTTCGACGACGAGGGCCCGGTGCTCGAGCGGATGCACCACGAGTTCATCCCGGAGCATGGGCTCAGCCTGGCCGGCAGACACCACGAGGTCTACCTCAGCGACTTCCGCAGGGTGACGTCCGACAAGCTGCGCACGATCCTGCGGCAGCCCGTCAGGTGA